In Vibrio cidicii, the DNA window GTTACACAATCCTTGAATACTGGCACCCGAAAGAATGTTGGATACTTCCAAAAGGCAGTCGGCGAGGAGGTTGTCGGAGAAGGTATCGTCACCCTCAAGACGCCACATATTTTTTGCCAGCTCCTTGCCCCCTTTTCGGCTGAGAAGGGTCAGTACCTCGCCTTGCATTTGGCCAAAAAATGACTGCTGGGTGTAATAGTACTCTTGGTTTTGCTTTAGAATGTTGTTGAGCTCTTCATGAGAGGCAATGCTGATATTGGGAACCGTGAGCGTAACGTGCAAGTTGAGTAAGTTGGCCAATTTATTGGCCGCTTTGCCCATCGATATGTTGAGAAATTCTTTTAGCGAATCTTCATGGTCGGGCGTAAATGCATGATTCATAGTAAACCGACCCCCTTTAGAACGGACTCTAGTTCTTGTGCCTCTAAAGGCTTTTGTAGAAATTTAACCGCACCCAACTCCAGTGCTTTTTGCTGTGAAGTGGGCTGAATATCGGCACTAATGACAAAAACGAAATTTCTCGCGGCAATTTTCTTCAATTCGGCTAACACCATAAAACCATCCATCACGGGCATGGTTAGGTCCAAAAACATTACGTCGGCTTTACCATCTAAATAGAGCTGAATCGCCTCTTGGCCATTTTGCGCTTCATGAAGATTTTCTTTAAATTGCTCAGGCAGCGCTCGTATAACTGCTTTTCGCGACATTTTTGAATCATCGACCACAGTAACAGATATCGACATAACACTCTCCTTAAGACGCATCGGCTAAAATAGATTGAATGACATTTTTATAGTGGTCAGGTAAGGAGAGCAAAAATGCCTCCATACTATTGCTTGCCTCAGCCTCCATCCAGCGCATGGCGAGCAATAAAACTTTGCTATCGATATTTTCGTCATTTAAGGTTTGCTCCCCCCGATGCGCAGGATGCTCTCCGCCATATCAACGCTGTAGCCCCACAAAATCAGTATATAACTGCAGATCACGAGGCTGTCTTTGTAGCCGCACTCAAACGAGTAGAACGCTTCAAATTGATCAGGCTCTGCGCTTTTTTCGAGTAATACCAGCTCTCCAATCGAGCAAAGTAACGTCATGAGGTAGATCTTTTCTTGTTCACGGGAAGGCAAGTTGAGACGTTCAGACAGCACTTTGCTTTTTTCTGCTGCGTTGAGATAGCGGTTGACGATTTGTTGGTGAACAAGCGAATCGAGATGTTTAAAGCTTTTCTGTGTGAGCATAATGCTGGCAACCGCCTCGACCATCGCCAAGCCAAGACGTCTGATAGACTCACTCAGTGAACTTGTTCTGACCTGAAAACCGAGATAGGCCGAGTTGGCGAGTTGTACCAGCCTTGCTGCCAATGCTGGCTCTCTGTTCACCAGATCTGACACGTCTTGTATCGACGCTTCCGGGCGAAGAATGCATTGGCGAATTTGCAAAATACTGCGAGGTAGCACAGGCAAGTCTTCTATCTCGGCAAGTTTTGCTCGGCATGCGGCGGAGAAGGGCATCTGTTTTAGTCGCTCGGCACTATTGAGCACATGGACGAAGTCTTCCTCCGAAAAAGGTTTGGGAAGCATGAAGTGTACCGAGGAGTTAAGTAGTGCGCTGGCTTCTTTGCTGGTGTCGCCAGTGATTAGCGCGCGGATGGAGTTGGGGTAGGCTTGGCTGGCCTGTTTTAAAAGCTCGTCTCCTTGGAGGTTTGGCATCAGCAGATCACTGATGATGAGTTCGGGCTCCTGAGCGACTTCTGCTGCGGCTTCTTGCCAACATCGAGGATCGTTGACTAAGGTGAAATGCCAATCCGGCCGGAGACGACGCAGCATCCTGCCTGCTGCTTTCAGCATCAACTCATCGTCGTCAATGAACATCACGTGTAAGGCTGAACCACTCATTACTACCTCTAAAGTCTTAGATTATTATACAGATAAGCCGTGCATTGCTTTTAGCATAGACTACAAATTGAGCTGTTGAGAAAACGATTATCACATTTGTAAAACATGCAGAGGTCAGCCGCGAAACGACGGTGATTGCATAACTTATCCCGGCGTCATATTTCTGTTATCTGCTCGCTTTACCTTATGAAAGAAAAACGTTATGGACTAGATCAGCAATGAGCACTCAAGAAACCACTCAGCTAGGCCGGATAAAAAGCACAATTCGCGCACAGATCAACGCCGGAGTATGGTTTCAAGGGCAAAAGTTGCCCTCGGAGCGCGAACTGAGTGGGCTTTTTGCTACCACTCGTATCACCATCAAAGACGCTTTGGTCTCACTGGAAACGGAAGGGCTGATATACCGTGAAGAACGTCGTGGCTGGTATGTCTCACCGGAGCGCATTTGCTACAACCCGCTTTCTCGTTCGCATTTTCATCAAATGGTGCGAGATCAGCATCGTATTGCTGAAACCCGTTTGCTGCATGTGAACTGTGAAATGGCGTGCGGAGAGTACGCCAATATGTTGGAGGTTGAGACAATCACGCCAATTTACGTGATTGAACGGCTGCGTTTTATTGATGGCCGTGTGGTGCTGTTTGTGGAAAATGTCCTCAAAGCAGCCTTGTTTCCCGCTATCTTGCAGGAGAATCTGACGGGCTCCTTAACGGGGCTCTATCGGCAAAAATATGGTTACGAGACTCGCCGCTCACGCTTTGAGGTGGTGCCGACTTCAGCGCCAGCCCACGTAGCTAAAGCGCTCAATTTGGCGCAAGGACAGCCTGTACTCAAGATATGTCGAGTCAACTATAAGCAAGATGGTGAGCTAATTGACTGCGAGTTTGAATATTGGCGCCCCGATGCGGTGATGATTCGCATTGATAGTTTGAACGAGTAGGGGCGAAATTCAGGTGTTGGCCGACCAGAGCCAACACTTGGATCTCTTCTCGCTCTATTTGGCGGGTGTGGCGTATTTTTCTGCGAGTAGCTGCGCACTGATTGGCCGTTCAATCAAATAGCCTTGCAAAATATCGCAGCCATACTCTTGGAGCCTTTGACGCTGTGCCTCGGTCTCTACCCCTTCAGCGACTACGCGCATGTTTGAAGAGCGGGCGATGGCGATAATCGCTTTCACCAAAGAATCGCTCTGTTCAGAATTGAGCATTTTGTCGATGAAGACTCGATCAACCTTGATTTCATCAAGAGTGAGGTGGCTCAGATAACTCAGCGAGGAGTATCCGGTGCCAAAGTCGTCGAGTGAGATGGTGAAGCCAAGCTCTTTGAGTTGCTCAATGATCGGTTTGACTTTTGGCATGTCATTGATCAGCACGTTTTCGGTAATCTCCAGCGTAATGCGATGGTTAGCGATACGGTAACGTGTCACGGCCTCCGTGAGCTGTGTGACGAAAGCGTCGCTGATCAGTTGCATCGGCGAGATGTTGATCGACAAGGTTAAGTCAGAATCGCTATCCGGAAAGAGCTGGCTTATCTCTTCGCAGGCGCGATGGATGACAAACTGTCCCAATTGGTTGATAAGGCCAATTTCTTCAGCCAGCGAGATAAATTCAATTGGTGACACATGCCCTAATTGCGGATTGTGCCAGCGAAGTAAACTCTCTACGCCGTGCAACCTACCGCCTTGGGTTTCAACTTGCGGTTGATAAACCACATAGAGTTCACCACGTTCAATTGCGCCGCGCAGTTCACGCTCAACTAAGAAATCATGCTGGACTTGCAAGTTGATACTGCTATCAAAAAACAGCACATCGCCTTTTTGTCGTGCTTTGGATTTATAGAGCACGATATCGGCTTTGGAAATCAGTTCTTCAGGGTCGTGGCCGTCAGACGGATACATAGCAACGCCAATCGAACAACTGGTGAAGATGACTTTGTTGTCGATGACGAATTGCTGACGGAAAACCTGTTTGATCTTTTCCACTTTTTGTTGGGTTTGCGCCAAGTTGTCGAGGCAAGGGAAACAGAAAATAAATTCATCACCGCCAAAACGTGCGACGAAATCGCCTGGTTCGAGGAATGCCTCAAATTTTTTGCCTATTTCGCTTAGCAAGCGATCACCTGCCGAGTGACCATACAGGTCGTTCACTTTCTTGAAATCATCCAGATCGACGAACATCACCGCCAATTGACAGCATTTCTGCTCCGATTTTTCAATACCTTCACGAATGTGCTCATGGAGCAAAGAGCGGTTGGGTAGACCAGTTAATTCATCGTGGCGGGCGATGTATTCCAGTTGGTCTTTGGTCTGTTTTAACTGTTTGAAATCTTGATTGATGCGCCGCTGGAAGCGCTGAAAGCGTTTGGCGATCACACGGCTTAACCCCAGTGAAAATAGCGCGACAATCAAAATGGTCGCACTGCCCAGTGTCGCCATTTGCCTAAAAGTATTTTGTCCTTCACTTTTCGCTTGCAACTCTCTTTGCTTGAGGTAGTTGTGACTGACTTGTTCATACACGCCCGAGCCGATGGTCCAGCCCCATGCTGGGATTTGAATGACGTAACTGGTTTTTGTGCGATCATCCAAACCCGATGGCAAGTAGGCCGCTTGATAGGTCACAAATTGGTGGTCGGCTTTGGCAAGACGCGCAGCATCCGAGGGGGTTGATTCGCTCTCCCCTTGCAGGGCGTTGCGATCAATCAAGTTCGGGTCGACGTGTGACAAGATTGTGCCTTTTTCGTCCATCACAAACACGTAGCCATAATCACCAAAACGTAGGTTGTTTATCCATTTGAGAACAGTGGCTTTGATGTCGTTTTCCACATCGACCACATAATCGCCGGTACCGATGAACCAGTCATAAG includes these proteins:
- a CDS encoding chemotaxis protein CheX, producing MNHAFTPDHEDSLKEFLNISMGKAANKLANLLNLHVTLTVPNISIASHEELNNILKQNQEYYYTQQSFFGQMQGEVLTLLSRKGGKELAKNMWRLEGDDTFSDNLLADCLLEVSNILSGASIQGLCNQIELKARVQPPVILEPDDFTLPKDKWQHTIILQVSFLIESFEFETKTVICFADSGFSQVIEKLDAWI
- a CDS encoding response regulator; amino-acid sequence: MSISVTVVDDSKMSRKAVIRALPEQFKENLHEAQNGQEAIQLYLDGKADVMFLDLTMPVMDGFMVLAELKKIAARNFVFVISADIQPTSQQKALELGAVKFLQKPLEAQELESVLKGVGLL
- a CDS encoding HDOD domain-containing protein, whose product is MSGSALHVMFIDDDELMLKAAGRMLRRLRPDWHFTLVNDPRCWQEAAAEVAQEPELIISDLLMPNLQGDELLKQASQAYPNSIRALITGDTSKEASALLNSSVHFMLPKPFSEEDFVHVLNSAERLKQMPFSAACRAKLAEIEDLPVLPRSILQIRQCILRPEASIQDVSDLVNREPALAARLVQLANSAYLGFQVRTSSLSESIRRLGLAMVEAVASIMLTQKSFKHLDSLVHQQIVNRYLNAAEKSKVLSERLNLPSREQEKIYLMTLLCSIGELVLLEKSAEPDQFEAFYSFECGYKDSLVICSYILILWGYSVDMAESILRIGGSKP
- a CDS encoding UTRA domain-containing protein, yielding MSTQETTQLGRIKSTIRAQINAGVWFQGQKLPSERELSGLFATTRITIKDALVSLETEGLIYREERRGWYVSPERICYNPLSRSHFHQMVRDQHRIAETRLLHVNCEMACGEYANMLEVETITPIYVIERLRFIDGRVVLFVENVLKAALFPAILQENLTGSLTGLYRQKYGYETRRSRFEVVPTSAPAHVAKALNLAQGQPVLKICRVNYKQDGELIDCEFEYWRPDAVMIRIDSLNE
- a CDS encoding cache domain-containing protein, translated to MAELTDKKLLTLITYAPAAIVAVFALLWTALSVRDVMLHSEQELISLRADFQQRQSTQLTSQVEYVAQQVDYARELTEEQLENTIRERIYEAHKIATRIYESNRHLPEATVTKMITDALRDIRFNQGRGYFFIYKIDGMSIMHPLLPKVEGTSLWDFRDVRGSYIVRDMGEQVKANDEAFYRWWFVKPDNKNHEFEKIGFGKYFAPYDWFIGTGDYVVDVENDIKATVLKWINNLRFGDYGYVFVMDEKGTILSHVDPNLIDRNALQGESESTPSDAARLAKADHQFVTYQAAYLPSGLDDRTKTSYVIQIPAWGWTIGSGVYEQVSHNYLKQRELQAKSEGQNTFRQMATLGSATILIVALFSLGLSRVIAKRFQRFQRRINQDFKQLKQTKDQLEYIARHDELTGLPNRSLLHEHIREGIEKSEQKCCQLAVMFVDLDDFKKVNDLYGHSAGDRLLSEIGKKFEAFLEPGDFVARFGGDEFIFCFPCLDNLAQTQQKVEKIKQVFRQQFVIDNKVIFTSCSIGVAMYPSDGHDPEELISKADIVLYKSKARQKGDVLFFDSSINLQVQHDFLVERELRGAIERGELYVVYQPQVETQGGRLHGVESLLRWHNPQLGHVSPIEFISLAEEIGLINQLGQFVIHRACEEISQLFPDSDSDLTLSINISPMQLISDAFVTQLTEAVTRYRIANHRITLEITENVLINDMPKVKPIIEQLKELGFTISLDDFGTGYSSLSYLSHLTLDEIKVDRVFIDKMLNSEQSDSLVKAIIAIARSSNMRVVAEGVETEAQRQRLQEYGCDILQGYLIERPISAQLLAEKYATPAK